The Myxocyprinus asiaticus isolate MX2 ecotype Aquarium Trade chromosome 26, UBuf_Myxa_2, whole genome shotgun sequence genome has a window encoding:
- the LOC127416924 gene encoding P2Y purinoceptor 3-like, with protein MTSLNISTSILPSCTYKEDFKRYLLPSIYSLVFIIGLPLNFIIILRIWSSRHTLTRSQIYMLNLAVADFLYVCSLPLLIYNYASWDYWPFGDFTCRMVRFQFYSNLHGSIFFLTCISFQRYLGICHPLTPWPKRGGRRLTWMICAGVWVAVVVLCAPTFEFASTGFQRNRTVCYDLSIPNRAPEYFPYGIALTCMGFILPFLVIMVLYCKMARVLCQTGEARGDSAAEKKNRAFKMIIIVMLVFAISFLPFHVTKTLYLLVRTLPTAPCELRNLLSVVYKSTRPFASMNSVLDPILFYFTQPRYRRSTKGLLLKITSIKDKSSKV; from the coding sequence ATGACATCTCTTAACATTTCCACCTCCATTCTGCCTTCCTGCACCTACAAGGAGGACTTCAAACGTTACCTCCTCCCGTCTATCTACAGCTTGGTCTTCATTATCGGGCTGCCTCTCAACTTCATCATCATCTTGAGAATCTGGAGCTCCCGTCACACATTGACGCGCAGCCAGATCTACATGCTCAACCTTGCTGTGGCTGACTTCCTCTATGTCTGCTCACTTCCTCTTCTCATATATAACTACGCCAGCTGGGACTACTGGCCGTTTGGCGACTTCACCTGCCGCATGGTTCGCTTTCAGTTCTACAGCAACCTACACGGAAGCATCTTTTTCCTCACCTGCATCAGCTTCCAACGCTACCTTGGGATCTGCCATCCGCTCACACCGTGGCCCAAACGAGGTGGACGCAGGCTGACGTGGATGATCTGCGCTGGCGTATGGGTGGCTGTTGTGGTGCTCTGCGCCCCAACGTTTGAGTTCGCCTCAACCGGATTCCAACGCAACCGTACGGTGTGCTACGACCTCAGCATTCCCAATCGTGCACCTGAGTACTTCCCCTACGGCATCGCCTTGACCTGCATGGGTTTCATTCTGCCATTCCTGGTGATCATGGTGCTGTACTGTAAAATGGCAAGGGTTCTTTGCCAGACTGGCGAAGCCAGAGGAGACTCTGCCGCGGAGAAGAAGAATAGAGCCTTTAAGATGATTATAATCGTAATGCTGGTGTTCGCCATCAGCTTTTTGCCATTCCATGTGACAAAGACGCTCTACCTATTGGTCAGGACTCTCCCTACAGCTCCTTGTGAACTGAGGAACCTCTTGTCGGTGGTCTACAAAAGCACGAGACCCTTTGCCAGTATGAACAGTGTGCTAGATCCCATTCTGTTCTACTTCACCCAACCCCGATACAGACGCAGTACGAAGGGTTTGCTGCTCAAGATCACCTCCATTAAAGACAAGAGTTCCAAAGTGTGA